A window of Myxococcales bacterium genomic DNA:
GCAGGCGATCGACGCGTCGGAGGGGCCGCTGCCGGCACTCCGCTCGTTCGTGCTCCCCGGGGGCTCGCCTCAGGCGGCGGCGCTCCACCTGGCGCGCACCGTGTGCCGGCGCGCGGAGCGCGAGGTGCTCGGGGTCGACGCCGGCGACGTGCGCGGGACGCTCGTCGTGTACCTCAATCGCCTGTCGGACCTGCTCTTCTCCCTCGCGCGCGGCGAGAACCTCCGCGCCGGCGTCGACGACGTCCCCTGGACGCCGCGAAGCTGAGCCCCGCAGTCCAGGGGTCATCTTCTTCGATCGCGAGGGTTCACGCGGCGCGGGCGGCCGCCGAGGCGGGCTTCGCCGGGCGGACCGGCGCCTCGGGCGTGCTCATCGCGTCGGCGAGGAGGCGGCGGCCGCGGTGCAGCCGGCTCATCACGGTGCCGAGCGGCACGCCGAGGGCGGCCGCGGCCTCCCGGTACGTCGCGTCGCCGAGATCGACCCGCACGATGACCTCGCGGAACGAGGGCGGCAGCGCCGAGAGCTGCTCCGCCGTCGCCCGAGTGAGCCCCCCCGCGCGCTCGGGCGCCGTGAATGGCTCGCGGTGCGGCCACGCGTCCGGATCGCTCGCGAGGCTCCGCAGCGCGTTTCGCTCGCGACGGCTGCGGCGGTACCGCGTCACGAAGACGCTGAACAAAATCTGGTAGGCCCACGCGCGGAGGTTCGTCCCGAAGCGGTACTGGTCCTCGAAGCGGAGCGCGCGCAGGACGGTCTCCTGAACGAGATCGTCGGCGAGCGCGGCGTGCCGCGTGAGGCGCAGCGCGCGGCCGCGCAGCTCGGGGCAGAGGGCCGCGAGCCCCCTACGGAGCTCGGGGAGGGTGTGGGCGATGACGGGCACGGCGGCGCGGGGTTCGGACATGAGCGGGCTCCTCGAAGGGGTCCTTTTCACGCCGCATGCCAGCTCACATCGCCCCGAAATAATTAGATAAATTCGAGAATCGACCGAGACGCCGGGTCAGCCTGGACACGCGCGTGTGTCTCGCGACACCTCGCGGCCTCAGGCCGCGCCGCGCGGCCCAGTGAGACCCGCGAGCACGGCGGGCACGCCCTCGGCGATCTCGCGCGCGAGCATACCGCGCTCGCCGTGAGCCCGCGCCCACGCCCGGCCCGCGCGAGCGTGCACGAAGACGCCGAGCTCCGCAGCGCGAGCCAAAGGCAGCTCGCACGCGAAGGCGCCCACGATGCCCGCGAGCACATCACCCGAGCCCGCGACCGCGAGGGTAGGCGTGCCCTCGTCGACCACGCGGAGCGTGACCTCGTCGGCTCCGCCGTCTGCGCCGGCTTGGGCCCACGCGGCGATCACGGTGCAGGCCCCCTTCAGCACCACGATCGCGCCCGAGGTGAGCGCCGCCTCGCGCGCTGCACCGAAGCGGTCACGGGCGATGTCCGCCGCGGAGACGCCAAGGAGCCTCCCGAGCTCGCCCTCGTGCGGAAGCAGCACGGTGGGGCCACGCCGGTCTCGAAGGGCCGAGAGGCGCCCCTCCAGGCCCGCGAAGCCGTCGGCGTCGAGCACCACCGGCGCCTCCGCGAGCGCGAGCACCCGCTCCACCAGCGCCCGCGCCCACGGCCCCCGGCCGAGGCCTGGCCCCACCACGATCGCGCGCTTCCCCGCGAGCAGCTCCACGAGGCCGCGCACGCTCGGGCCACCCTCCCCCGCCGCGCCCCCGCCGTGCGCGCCCCCGCCCCCGCGGTGCATACGATCACGGAGCGCACCCTCGCCGAGCGAGTGGGCATCGTCGAGCGCCGCGGTCATGCTCTCGAGCACGCGCATCTCGAAGGCAGCGACCGTCGAGCGAGCCGCAGCAAGCGTCGTCGCGCCAGCGCCAGCGCGCGCCGCGCCCAACGCCGCGAGGAGCGCCGCGCCCGTCTTTCCTGGGCTGCCACCGAGCACCGCGACGTGCCCGGCCCGGTACTTGTGAACCGACGCGGGGCGCGGGGCGAGGGCCCCGCGGACATCGTCCTCCGCGAGGCACCACGCCGTCGCGCGCGCCGCGGGTGGCAAGCCGGGCAGCGCGAGCGGCACGCCGATGTCGACCACGTGCACCACGCCCGCGTGCTCGCGCCCCACCGGCGTGGCGGTGCCGAGCTTCTCGCCCACGAAGGTCGCGGTGTGCGCGGCGAGCACGGCCGCGCCCAGCACCTCTCCGGTGCGCCCGCACAAGCCCGAGGGCAGGTCGAGCGCGAGCACCTTGCGTCGAGCCTCGGCGATGCGCTCCACGGCGACACGGGAGGGCCCCTCGATGGCCCGCGCGAGGCCCGTGCCAAAGAGCCCGTCGACCACGGCATCGGCGGCGGTCACGTCGCGCGCGAAGGCCTCGAGGCCTCGCTCGTCGAGCAGATGCACCTGCCCGCCCAGCCCCACGAACGCCTCGGCGTTCGTCAGCGCGTCGCCCATGAGCGCGCCCACGCCGACAGGGCAATACACGACGGCCTCGGCGCCCACGACCGTAAGCCTCCGCGCGACCACGAAGGCGTCGCCGCCGTTGTTCCCACGACCGGCCGCGAGCACCACGCGCTTGCCCGCGGGCGCTCCGCCGAGCAGCTCGCGGGCCAGCACCTCGTACGCGCCGCGACCGGCGTTCTCCATGAGGAGGAGCGAGGGCGTGCCGCGCGCGCTGGCGTAGGCGTCGAACGCGCGCATGGCCTCGGGGGCGAAGAGGGGCCGCATGTCAGCGGCTCGCCTCGAGGACGACCACCGCCACCGCGACGCCTGCGTCCTGCGAGAGGCTCACGTGCCACCGGTCGGCGCCGAGCGCGGTAGCGAGCGCGAGGGCCGTGCCATGCAGCTCGAGCACGGGTCGTCCGCTCGGCGCGCGCCGGACGCGGCAGTCGTGCCACGCGAGGCCTCGCGCTCCGTCGGTCGCCTTCACGAACGCCTCTTTCGCGGCGAACCGCCCGGCGATCGCGGGCGCGCGCTCGCGGCCTTCGAGGTCTGCGCGCTCGTCGGGGCCGCAGAGCCGCGCGAAGAGGCGGTCCCCGTGACGCTCGAGGGCCGCGCGCATGCGGGCGATCGAGCACACGTCCACGCCGAGCCCGACGATCATGGGGCCATCGTAGCGAAAATGGCGCGGCCCCCGACGGCTTTCGGTGCCTCGCCGGGGCCGACGCGCCCGCGGACCTACGACCGTCGGCCGCGCGACGCGACGCCCACGTCGACCGCGCGCCCGAACGCCCGCACGGCCTCGCGAATACCGCAGAACACCGCGTCGGAGACCACGGCGTGGCCGATGTTGAGCTCGGCGATCTCGGGGACGCTCATGAGCCCGACCACGTTGGCCTGCGTGAGCCCGTGGCCCGCGGCGACCTCGAGGTTCGCGGCGTGCGCCTGCGCCGCGCCACGCGCGAGCTCCGCCAGCCGCGCCGCGGCCTGCTCGCCGGGGCTCGCGTGCGCGTAGTCGCCGGTGTGGAGCTCGATCTGCTCGACCCCGAGCCCGGCGGAGGCGGCGATCTGCGCGGGGTCGGCGGCGATGAAGAGGCTCACCTTCACGGAGGCCTCCGCGAGCCTCGCCACGTACCCCGCGAGGCGCTCACGCGCGCGCACCACGTCGAGGCCGCCTTCGGTCGTGCGCTCCTCGCGCCGCTCGGGCACGAAGGTGACCACGTCCGGGCGCACGCGGAGCGCGATCTCCATCATCTCGTCGGTGGCAGCGATCTCCAGGTTGAACGTCGCGCGGAGCGCCGCGCGAAGGCGCTCGACGTCGTCGTCGCGGATGTGGCGCCGGTCCTCCCGGAGGTGTGCCGTGATGCCGTGGGCGCCCGCCTCGAGGCAGCGCCGCGCCGCCTCGACCGGGTCGGGATAGGGCGTGCCGCGCGCGTTGCGGAGCGTCGCCACGTGATCGATGTTCACATGGAGTCGGACGCGGGGCGACAGGGCCGGAGAGTCCTCGGACGTGGGGAGCTGCACCGGCGGGACTCTTGAGGAAGCCCCCCGGTTTCGCAAGAGGAAATCGTGGGCTGGACCCGGGGCGGGAGCCCGCCCGCGACCTCAGTCGTCGCCGCCCGCCTCGTCCTCGTCGGTCTTGGGCGTGGCCAAGAGCTCGCCGTTCGGGCCGTCGCGCCGCACGACGAAGAGCCTACGCCCCACGGTGTCGGGGTTCTCGCGGGCGATGACCGCGATGACGTTGACGCCCGGTCGCAGCGGGATGTCGGCCTCGAAGGTCATCTTCTTCGGATCGGGGCCGTTGCGGTTCGACCGGTAGTACACCTTGCGCGAGCCCACGACCACGTACGCGTCCAGCAGGCGCACCGTGTCGCTCGCCGTCCCCTTCAGGACGAAGTGCGTGTCGCGGGTCGCGAGCGCGGGATCGCCCAACTCGATGGCCGGCGGGAACCGCTGCAGCTCCTCTTCGTAGGGCACGTGCGCCGCGGGGTTCCCGCCGCCGTCCACCTCCGCCGCTCGGACGAACGCGAAGCGCCCCTCCGACAGGGTGACCTTCTTGTACTCGCCCATGACCGCGGTGACCGAGGCGGCCACGCCCGAGGGCAGGCGGCCGATGACCCGCGCCCCCCCGTCGGGCGACTCGAGCAACGCGGCGCCCTGCGCCTTGCCCTTCACCGCGCCCTGGGCCGGCGTGAGCGAGGCCGCGGGTGCGATGGGGATTCGGACCTTTTCTACAGTGTTTTCGCGCAGATCGCGATCGCCGATCGAGAGCTCGACCTTCGCCTCGGTGTCCGCGAGCGCCTCACGCACCTCGAAGGTGAACGAGAGCTTGCGCGACTCGCCGGGCTTGAGGTTGGACACGTCGAAGCGCCCCTCGCGGAGCAGGAGCCCGTCGCCCGAGAGGTTGCGGAGGTTCGCCTGGGTCTCGTAGGAGCGACCGCGACCGACGTTGGTCACGGTGACGTACATGGTGACGTCCTCGCCCTTCTGCACGCGCCCGTCACCGTTGCCCTTGCGGTTGTCGACGACCTGGTAGCTGTAGGCGAACACTGGCCGCTCGAGGCCCTTCACGCCGACGCGGAGCTCGGCCGGCGCAGGGACGCGGCCTCGGGCCTCGTCGAAGCGCACGCGGATGCCGTCGGCCCGCGACAGCGCGTCGCGAGGAATGCGGCACACGCGAGGCGCGTCCTTCGGGAGCGGCGCGGTGCTGCCGGCCTTGCGCCCCTCGGTCTCGCACCACCCGAGCGGGGCCGTCACGGTGCGGCTCTTTCCGGGCTCGAGCTTGCCGACGACGAGCTCCTTGTTGTCGAACATCGGGTTGTCGCTCTTCGTCATCGCGGCGAGGCGATAGAGCGGCTCTTTTCCCTTGTTCGTGACGGTGAGCTTGAGCGCCATCGGCTCGCCGGGCACACCCTCGTTGTTGGGGCGATCGGTCTCGACCTTCACGTCGACGGCGGGCGGCGCGGCGGGAGCGCTCGCTTGCGGCACGTCGGCGGGGGCGTCGGCCCAGTCGATGCCGAGCGCCTGGAGGTCTTGGGCGACCTTGGCGATCTCGGCGCTGCGGGCCTCGGCGACCAGCGCCTTCGCCGCGCGCACCTGCTCGAGCCGCTTGCCGGCCGGCACCTTCGCGACGACATCGCGCGCGAAGCGAATCGGAAAATCGAGGGCGAAGGTGTCGTCGGGATCGCCGCCGCGCTCACGGAGCTCCTGGCGCTCCTTCTGCGGCAGGTTGTACCGCACGAGCTCCGCGGGCTTCTGCCCCTCACGGATGCGCGCGTTGGAGAGGCTCCGCGCGAGATCGCGCTCCTTGGTGCCGCCCTGATCGACCGTGAGGTCCATCTCCTGGAGGTCGGCGGTCATGGGATCGAGCTCGATGTCCGGGGTGACGCCCGTCCCCTGGATGGAGATGTCGCCCGGCTCGGTGAGGTACTGCGCGATCGTGAGCTTGAGCGCCGCCTTGTCCGGGAGGTCGGGGAACACGAGCTGCACGCTCCCCTTCCCGAAGGTGGTCTCGCCGATCAGGATGGCGCGGTCGTGGTTCTTCATCGCGCCCGCCACGATCTCGCTCGCGCTGGCCGAGTTGCCGCTCACGAGGATGGCGATGGGGTAGTTCGGCTCGGTGCCGGGCGCGTGCGCGACCTTCTCTTCGCGATCCTCGGGGGCGTTGCCCACGGTCGCTACGATGGGGCCCGAGGCGATGAACTTGTCGACCACGCGCGCCGACTGGTCGAGCAGACCGCCCGGGTTGCCGCGCAGGTCGAGCACGAGCCCCTTGAGCTCGCCCGATTTCTTCAGCTCGCCGAGGGCCTTCTCGAGGTCGGCGGCCGTGTTCGCTTGGAACTGCTTGAGGCGCACGTAGCCGATGCCCCCGTCGAGGAGGCGCGACTCCACGCTCGCGACCTTGATGGTCTCGCGCGTGAGCACGAACTCTTTCATGCCGGGCCAGCCGTCGGCGCCGTCGCGGTGGATCCACACGGAGACCTTCGAGCCCGGGGCGCCGCGCAGGTGCTGCACGGCCTCGTTCAGGCCCATGTTCAGCGTCGACTCGTTGCCGATCTTCATGATGCGGTCGTGCCGGCGCACCCCCGCGCGACCCGCCGGCGTGTTCGGCATCGGGTTCATGATGGTGAGCTGCTGATCGCGGATGGAGATGACGATGCCGAGCCCGCCGAACTGGCCGCTCGTGGAGAGGTTCATCTCCTTGTAGGCCTCGGGCGACAGCAGCACCGAGTGCGGGTCGAGGGTGTGCAGCATGCCGTTGCACGCGGCGTACTCGACCTGGCGGAGGTCCACTTCGGTCCCCCGCAGGCCTTCCTGGATGAAGGCGAACACGTCACGCAGGCGCGCCGAGACGTCCCAGGGGGCGAGCACGTTGTCGACCCGGAACTCCTTCTCCTGCGTGTCGACCCGCACCTTCACGGTGGGCGCGCCCTCCTCGTAGAGCACGATGACCTGGGCCACGTCGCGCTGAACGAAGTTCAGCGCCGAGAGGAGCATGTCCTTCGGCTTGGCGCGCTTCGGGTCGACGTAGCGGTCGCGGATGGTCTTCAGCACCTCGTTGACGACCTTGAGCTGCGTCAGATCGTAGTTCTGGGCGGTGTGGGAGACGCTCGCGGCGCTCGCGGGCGCGAGGCCATGCCAGAGGCCACCCCCGTGGAAGCGGAGCGCGAGGACCGCGGCGACACCGAAGGCGCCAAAGAGCGCCGAAACCTTCACGACCTTGGGCCAGGTGGGCATATCGGCACGAAGTATACGCACGGCCGGCCGGAAACCCGAGCGGTTCCGCGGAATCGTGGACGGCGCGCCGGAGCCGCGCCCGCGCTGGCGAGGGCCGCGCGGTCAGAGCTTGCGCACGACCGCGATGTAGAAGCCCCCGAAGACGGCAGCGGGCGTGTCGCACAGTGTGGTCTCGGCCTTGCGGAGCACGTCGCGCAGCACAGGGATTCGCATGAAGGCCGCGGCCGGGGTCACGATGCGGACGCCGCGCGCCGCCTCGACGCGCGTGCCCGGAGGGAGCACCTTGCCGAGCGACCACGGGGCGTCGAACCGCGTGTACACGGCGCTCTCCCGGGTCTTGTCGGAGATCTTGCCGGCCGGCCCGAGCACCTTCGCGAGCGCGCGGAAGCTCAGCGGGTTGTAAAACTCGGCGAGCAGCACGCCGCCCTTACGGGTCACGCGGCTCATCTCGGCGAGCGCCTTGCCGATGTCCTCGACGTGGGCGAGCACCTTGAACGAGCAGGTGACGTCGAAGGACTCTTCCTCGAAGGGCAGGCTCGTGGCCGAGCCCTCGCAGACGTCGAGGCCGCGCTCGCGCGCGAGGGCGAGCATGCCGGGCGACAGATCGATGCCCTTCGCGCTGCGCGCGAACCGGCGTACGCGCTCGAGGATGAGCCCCGTGCCGCAGCCCACCTCGAGGACGTCGCGCCCGCGGCCGTACCGCTCGCAGAGCTCGATCTCCAGGTCGTCGACGAGCGCGTGGTAGCCGCTCGCGTCGTTCGGGCGGCGCTCGGCCTCGTAGCGCTTGGAGAACTCGTCGTAGTAGGCGCGGTTTTCGGTGAGGCCGGCGGGGGCTGACATGCGGCCGGTCTTAGCACCGCCGCGCGCGGGGGTGAAATCCGGAGCGGCTCGGCCCCGCCGGCCCGGCGGCTACCCCGGAGGACACACGAAGCGCGCGAGCCACGTGCGCCCGCCGTCGCCGAAGCCGACCCAGAGGGCGTGCTCGTTGTCCTCGACGATCGCGACATCCGTCACGGAGGTGCGCGCGACGAGGCCGTACGAGAGGAACTGCCCCGAGGGCGCGAGCCGCCCGAGCTCCAGCGCGCGGGCCGCGTGCGGCGCCGCCGACTCGGGGACAACGCGTGCAATGTACACATGTTTGCCGCCGTGCGTGGCGGCGAGCGGGGCGGGGTCGAGCCCGTTCGGGTACCGCGACAGCACGACGGGCACGTCGGCGCGCGGCGGCGAGGGCACCTTCAGCGTGGTCATCCCGAACGTGGTGATCTCGCTCGGCAGCGGCACGAGCGCGAACACGTCGGCGCCCGCGCGCCCCGCGGCGAGAGCCACGCCGCGCTCCGCGGGCCCCCCGATCGCGAGCACCGCGTCGGGGCCGAGCGTGAGCGCGCCCCCGGTGCCTACGGAGAGCTCGCGCGCGTGGACGGGCGTCATGGCCATGCGGGCGTCGAGCGTGAGCGCCACCGCCTTGTCGCCGAGCGACACGAGCGCGAGCTGGGTCGCGCCGCCCCCGTCGTCCGAGAGGCGCACCGGGGCGGCGTCGTCGAGGGCGACGCGCGCGTGGAGCACGGTCTCCCCCTGCCCGGTCGCCGGCCGCTCGACGAGGAAGGCTATCGCGGTGCGCGTCCCCACGGTCGCGGCGGCCACCCTTGTTCCCGGCCGGGACATGCCGACGAGCCGCTCGCCCGCGGGTCCGTAGCGCCGCACCGCTCCGTCGCGCGCCGGGCACACCCGCGTGGCGCCCGCGACCTCGCACGGGGTGGAGTCGAGGACTTGCACGGGCGCTCGGTCCGTGAGTCCCGAAGGCCGCGGCGTCGCGCCACGCGGCGGCACCGCGGGGATCGCGACGCTCTCGGTCCGCGGCTTGCCCCCGTCGTTCGCGACGACCACGAGGCGGCTTCCCTCCACGGCGAGCGCGACGGCGCCTCGAAAACCGAGCGGCTCGGGCCCGTACACCACGCGGCAGGACGCGCCGGCGTCCGGGGGGCGGGGCGCCGCGTTCGGCGCGGCGTCGTCGCTCGCGGCGGGGCTCGCGGGCGCCGGCGAGGTCACCGCCGGCGCGGACACCGCGGCGTCGAGGGGGTGCGCGGCGCTCGCCGCCGTCACGCTGGCTGAGCCGGCGTCAGGGGCGGGGGTGGGCGCGGGCGGCTTGCACGCCGCGAACGCTACGAGCGCGACGGCGGCCACGGCCCGCTGACTCACGGAGTGCTCGGAGGCGAGCCCGCGGTCGGGAAGTTCCACACCGTAAACGACGCGGTGAGCGCGGACGCGCTTGGCGCGATGCGAGCCGCGCGCAGCTCCTTCAGCACGCAGGTGTCCTGGAAGAGCGCCGCGACCGGGAGGGTGTTGGTCGCGGCGAAGCGCGCCTCCGTCGCCTCACCGCTCGGCGCGAACACCACCTCCACGAGCGCACGTCCGTAGACCCCGCCCATACACACCGCCGAGCGCTTGACCGCCGGCGCGAGCGCGCGGCCGATCTCGTCGACGCGCTCGGGGCTCGCCGAGAGCGCCAGCTCGAGCTGAGCGGGCGCGGGCCCGGCGCTCGCGACGCTCGGGGCGGCGGGGCGCAGGCGAGAGAGATCGCGTGGATCGTGCTTGCGCGCCTTCGCGGCCCACAACACGACGATGGCGAGGCTGAAGAGCGCCGCGAAGACCGCGCCGACGCGGCTCTCCCGGGCCTTCGTGGCCGGGCTCACGCGCATGTGCCTTCCGTCGTCGCCCACGTCTCGTCTTTACTCCAGATTGCGCGGATTGCGCCAGGCAACGCCAGGAGCCCCGTTCGCAAGAAGGCCCGCGCTCACCGCGGCAGGAGCCACGCGTCGAGCACGGTGGTGCCGAAGAACCCGAGGCTCACGAGCGCGTTGCAGTCGAAGAACGCCTTGTCGATGCGCCGGAGATCGCCTCCGCGCACGAGCCGATGCTCGATCACCAGCACCGCGCCGAACAGCACGGCGCCGGCGAAGTACGCGGGCCCGCGGTGGAGCGCCGCGCCCGCGGCGGCGAGGAGCGCCACCGTGGCCACGTGAGCGGCGGCGGAGAGGCGCAGCGCGCCGCGAGCGCCGAAGCGCACGGGCACCGAGTGCAGCCCGCGCTCGCGGTCGAAGCCCTCGTCTTGCAGAGAATACAGAACGTCGAACCCGAAGAGCCACGTGAGCACGGCGCCCATGAGCGCCACGATCCCCGCCCCGGGGGCCGCGCCGACCGCGATCCACGCGCCCCCCGGCGCGAGCGCCAGCGCCAAACCGAGCCAGGCGTGCGCAGCCCACGTGAAGCGCTTCGCGAGCGAATAGCCGAGCAGCACGGCGAGCACGGGGAGCGCGAGCACGAGAGGAGCACGGCCAAGCGTCGAGGCCGACAGGACGAAGGCGAGCGACGCCGCGACCGTGAGCGCGAGGGCGTCGCGCGGCCGGACGCGGCCGGTCTGGATCGGGCGCTCGCGGGTCCGCGGATTCGCGGCGTCCACGTCGCGATCGGCGTAGCGGTTCCAGGCCATCGCGGCCGTTCGCGCCGAAACCAAACACACGAGCATCGCGCCGAGCCGCGCCGGCGTGAGCGGCAAGTGAGGCGCGCGCAAGGCGAGCACGACGGCGGTCGCGGCGAACGGGAGCGCGAACACCGTGTGCGAGAGCGCGACGAGATCCGCGTACGCCCGCAGCTTGGCGCGCAGACCCGCGCTCACGACGCTGCCCTCGTGGCCGCCGGCATGGCCGCCCCGGCGCGCCGGTCGAGCCGCACGCGCGGCGCCCCCGCGTGAGCGAGCAGCCACTCCGCGGGCGCGTCGTCCAGCGCGCCGAGCACCGCAAACACGCCGGGCCTCGCGCCGCGCGCGAGCCGCCCGAGGCTCGCAATTCCCAACACTTTCGCGCCATTATAGGTCGCCATACGCACGAGCCTCTCTGCGCTCGCCGCGCCACGGTGCCGGAGCAGGGCCGCCTCCTCGAGCACGTCCAGCGAACGACACGAGGCGAGCGAGTCGGTCCCCAGCGCGGGCTCGACGCCCGCGGTCAGCAGCGCCGCCACGGGCGCGGCGTGACCGCCGATCCACGCGTTCGACCGCGGGCACAGCACGACCGGCGCGCCCGCCTCCGCGACGCGCGCGAGCTCCGCGGGGCGCGCGTCCACGAGGTGCACGAGCGCCACGTCCTCGGCCAGCGCGCCTAGCCGTGCTGCGTACTCGGTCGGCCCGCAGCCCGGCCAGGGGAAGGCCTCCACTCGCACCCCGCGCGCCGCGAGGAACGCCCGCATCGGCCCGCGCCCGTCGACAAGCACCTCGCGCTCCGCCGCGTCCTCGGCGAGGTGCAGCGACGCGCGCGCGCCCACGCTCCGCGCGAGCGCCAGCACGGCGCGCACGCCCTCGGGGTGGAGCGTGTGCAGCGCGTGCGGCGACGGCGCCCAGGTGAGCCCGGCGGGCCAGCGCAGCGCTCGCGCCTCCGCGGCGAGGCGCGAGACCCGCGCGACCGCGGCCTCCGGATCGGCGCCGAACACCTCGTGAAACACTGATCCGACGAGGCCGTGCTCGCCCAACGCGGCGACGCTCGCGAGGGTGTTGCTCACATCACCCACGGCGACGGTGGCGTGCGCGACGAGCTCGCGGACCGCGCCGTCGATCGCGCGCGCGGCGCTCTCTGGCGCGGTGTCGGCGCGCGCCGCGAGCATGGCCTCCGCCCAGCCCGCGAAGCCCAGGTCCGGGCGCGAGGGCACGCGCCCGCGCAGCGCCGAGAGCTCGAGGTGCGTGTGCGCGTTGACGAGCCCCGGGAAGACCACGCCGTCCACCCTCTGTACGCGCGCGCCTGCGTGGCGAGGGAGCACCGCGTCCGCGCGGCCCACGTCGAGCACGCGACCTTCGTCGTCGAGCACGAGCGCCCCGTCGAGGAACGAGGGCGCGTCGCCCGGCACGACCGCGGTCGCGTGCAGCGCGCGGATCACACAGGCTCCGTGAGCCACACGTAGCGCACGTCGCGCCGCGCCGCGCGGTAGCCCGTCGCGCGAATCCGCGCCTCCATGCCCCGCGCGTCCATACGGAAGGTGGTGCCTGCGCTCGAGACCACGTTCTCCTCGAACATGACGCTCCCGAGATCGTCGGCCCCGAAGAGGAGCGCCACCTGCCCCACGTCAGGCCCCTGGGTGACCCACGACGCCCCGACGTGGTCGAAGTTGTCGAGCATGAGCCGGGCGACCGCCTGCTGCCGGAGGTAGAGCATCGTGCCGTG
This region includes:
- a CDS encoding RNA polymerase sigma factor; its protein translation is MSEPRAAVPVIAHTLPELRRGLAALCPELRGRALRLTRHAALADDLVQETVLRALRFEDQYRFGTNLRAWAYQILFSVFVTRYRRSRRERNALRSLASDPDAWPHREPFTAPERAGGLTRATAEQLSALPPSFREVIVRVDLGDATYREAAAALGVPLGTVMSRLHRGRRLLADAMSTPEAPVRPAKPASAAARAA
- a CDS encoding NAD(P)H-hydrate dehydratase, which produces MRPLFAPEAMRAFDAYASARGTPSLLLMENAGRGAYEVLARELLGGAPAGKRVVLAAGRGNNGGDAFVVARRLTVVGAEAVVYCPVGVGALMGDALTNAEAFVGLGGQVHLLDERGLEAFARDVTAADAVVDGLFGTGLARAIEGPSRVAVERIAEARRKVLALDLPSGLCGRTGEVLGAAVLAAHTATFVGEKLGTATPVGREHAGVVHVVDIGVPLALPGLPPAARATAWCLAEDDVRGALAPRPASVHKYRAGHVAVLGGSPGKTGAALLAALGAARAGAGATTLAAARSTVAAFEMRVLESMTAALDDAHSLGEGALRDRMHRGGGGAHGGGAAGEGGPSVRGLVELLAGKRAIVVGPGLGRGPWARALVERVLALAEAPVVLDADGFAGLEGRLSALRDRRGPTVLLPHEGELGRLLGVSAADIARDRFGAAREAALTSGAIVVLKGACTVIAAWAQAGADGGADEVTLRVVDEGTPTLAVAGSGDVLAGIVGAFACELPLARAAELGVFVHARAGRAWARAHGERGMLAREIAEGVPAVLAGLTGPRGAA
- a CDS encoding holo-ACP synthase yields the protein MIVGLGVDVCSIARMRAALERHGDRLFARLCGPDERADLEGRERAPAIAGRFAAKEAFVKATDGARGLAWHDCRVRRAPSGRPVLELHGTALALATALGADRWHVSLSQDAGVAVAVVVLEASR
- a CDS encoding pyridoxine 5'-phosphate synthase, coding for MSPRVRLHVNIDHVATLRNARGTPYPDPVEAARRCLEAGAHGITAHLREDRRHIRDDDVERLRAALRATFNLEIAATDEMMEIALRVRPDVVTFVPERREERTTEGGLDVVRARERLAGYVARLAEASVKVSLFIAADPAQIAASAGLGVEQIELHTGDYAHASPGEQAAARLAELARGAAQAHAANLEVAAGHGLTQANVVGLMSVPEIAELNIGHAVVSDAVFCGIREAVRAFGRAVDVGVASRGRRS
- a CDS encoding PDZ domain-containing protein: MPTWPKVVKVSALFGAFGVAAVLALRFHGGGLWHGLAPASAASVSHTAQNYDLTQLKVVNEVLKTIRDRYVDPKRAKPKDMLLSALNFVQRDVAQVIVLYEEGAPTVKVRVDTQEKEFRVDNVLAPWDVSARLRDVFAFIQEGLRGTEVDLRQVEYAACNGMLHTLDPHSVLLSPEAYKEMNLSTSGQFGGLGIVISIRDQQLTIMNPMPNTPAGRAGVRRHDRIMKIGNESTLNMGLNEAVQHLRGAPGSKVSVWIHRDGADGWPGMKEFVLTRETIKVASVESRLLDGGIGYVRLKQFQANTAADLEKALGELKKSGELKGLVLDLRGNPGGLLDQSARVVDKFIASGPIVATVGNAPEDREEKVAHAPGTEPNYPIAILVSGNSASASEIVAGAMKNHDRAILIGETTFGKGSVQLVFPDLPDKAALKLTIAQYLTEPGDISIQGTGVTPDIELDPMTADLQEMDLTVDQGGTKERDLARSLSNARIREGQKPAELVRYNLPQKERQELRERGGDPDDTFALDFPIRFARDVVAKVPAGKRLEQVRAAKALVAEARSAEIAKVAQDLQALGIDWADAPADVPQASAPAAPPAVDVKVETDRPNNEGVPGEPMALKLTVTNKGKEPLYRLAAMTKSDNPMFDNKELVVGKLEPGKSRTVTAPLGWCETEGRKAGSTAPLPKDAPRVCRIPRDALSRADGIRVRFDEARGRVPAPAELRVGVKGLERPVFAYSYQVVDNRKGNGDGRVQKGEDVTMYVTVTNVGRGRSYETQANLRNLSGDGLLLREGRFDVSNLKPGESRKLSFTFEVREALADTEAKVELSIGDRDLRENTVEKVRIPIAPAASLTPAQGAVKGKAQGAALLESPDGGARVIGRLPSGVAASVTAVMGEYKKVTLSEGRFAFVRAAEVDGGGNPAAHVPYEEELQRFPPAIELGDPALATRDTHFVLKGTASDTVRLLDAYVVVGSRKVYYRSNRNGPDPKKMTFEADIPLRPGVNVIAVIARENPDTVGRRLFVVRRDGPNGELLATPKTDEDEAGGDD
- a CDS encoding methyltransferase domain-containing protein, translating into MSAPAGLTENRAYYDEFSKRYEAERRPNDASGYHALVDDLEIELCERYGRGRDVLEVGCGTGLILERVRRFARSAKGIDLSPGMLALARERGLDVCEGSATSLPFEEESFDVTCSFKVLAHVEDIGKALAEMSRVTRKGGVLLAEFYNPLSFRALAKVLGPAGKISDKTRESAVYTRFDAPWSLGKVLPPGTRVEAARGVRIVTPAAAFMRIPVLRDVLRKAETTLCDTPAAVFGGFYIAVVRKL
- a CDS encoding UbiA family prenyltransferase produces the protein MRAYADLVALSHTVFALPFAATAVVLALRAPHLPLTPARLGAMLVCLVSARTAAMAWNRYADRDVDAANPRTRERPIQTGRVRPRDALALTVAASLAFVLSASTLGRAPLVLALPVLAVLLGYSLAKRFTWAAHAWLGLALALAPGGAWIAVGAAPGAGIVALMGAVLTWLFGFDVLYSLQDEGFDRERGLHSVPVRFGARGALRLSAAAHVATVALLAAAGAALHRGPAYFAGAVLFGAVLVIEHRLVRGGDLRRIDKAFFDCNALVSLGFFGTTVLDAWLLPR
- a CDS encoding amidohydrolase family protein is translated as MIRALHATAVVPGDAPSFLDGALVLDDEGRVLDVGRADAVLPRHAGARVQRVDGVVFPGLVNAHTHLELSALRGRVPSRPDLGFAGWAEAMLAARADTAPESAARAIDGAVRELVAHATVAVGDVSNTLASVAALGEHGLVGSVFHEVFGADPEAAVARVSRLAAEARALRWPAGLTWAPSPHALHTLHPEGVRAVLALARSVGARASLHLAEDAAEREVLVDGRGPMRAFLAARGVRVEAFPWPGCGPTEYAARLGALAEDVALVHLVDARPAELARVAEAGAPVVLCPRSNAWIGGHAAPVAALLTAGVEPALGTDSLASCRSLDVLEEAALLRHRGAASAERLVRMATYNGAKVLGIASLGRLARGARPGVFAVLGALDDAPAEWLLAHAGAPRVRLDRRAGAAMPAATRAAS